From the Amia ocellicauda isolate fAmiCal2 chromosome 21, fAmiCal2.hap1, whole genome shotgun sequence genome, one window contains:
- the coq6 gene encoding ubiquinone biosynthesis monooxygenase COQ6, mitochondrial isoform X2, translated as MHCLTRATLVLQSGCRRYTAVTCLNGVRILSRGFRNSGYNKQRGQPSNGATSGSTGDNDLYDVIISGGGMVGTAMACSLGFDPNLEGKKVLLLEAGHKKVIDKVPETYSTRVSSISPGSATLLSGIGAWEHILHMRCKPFKRMQVWDACSDAMITFEKDNFEDEMGYVVENDVVIAALTRQLESLSDQVKVQYRSRVVKYTWPRPFQAPDAIPWVQVELASGQKLQTKLLIGADGPNSMVRSEAGIPTVKWNYNQSAVVAVLSLSEPTENNVAWQRFLPTGPIAMLPLSDNESSLVWSTSHQHAEELLGLDDETFLDAINSAFWSNENHSELLETAGTLFRSALSFLMPSGTSARQLPPSVSGIGPNSRAMFPLGMGHASEYMRHRVALIGDAAHRVHPLAGQGVNLGFGDVACLTRLLSQAAFDGKDVGSTQHLLEYETERQRHNLPMMAAIDLMKRLYSTNTAPLVLLRTLGLQATNAVPPVKEQIIAFASK; from the exons ATGCATTGTCTGACAAGAGCTACATTGGTTTTACAAAGCGGGTGTAGGCGCTATACAGCTGTGACCTGTTTAAATGGGGTGCGCATCCTGAGCAGGGGGTTCAGAAACTCGGGGTACAACAAACAGCGGGGGCAGCCCAGCAATGGAGCCACAAGCGGCAGCACTGGCGACAATGACCTCTATGACGTCATCATTTCGGGAGGGGGAATGGTTGGGACAGCCATGGCTTGTTCTTTGG GGTTTGATCCCAATTTAGAAGGGAAGAAGGTCCTCCTGTTAGAAGCCGGCCACAAGAAAGTGATTGACAAAGTCCCGGAGACCTACAGTACCAGGGTCAGTTCCATCAGCCCAGGGTCAGCAACACTTCTCAGCG GTATTGGCGCCTGGGAGCACATCCTCCATATGAGATGTAAGCCATTTAAAaggatgcag GTGTGGGATGCCTGTTCAGATGCCATGATCACTTTTGAGAAGGACAATTTTGAAGATGAAATGGGATACGTTGTAGAGAACGATGTTGTCATTGCTGCTCTGACACGACAGCTCGAATCTCTGTCTG ATCAAGTGAAGGTTCAGTACCGGAGCAGGGTTGTCAAGTACACCTGGCCGCGCCCCTTCCAAGCACCCGATGCCATTCCCTGGGTGCAGGTGGAGCTGGCAAGTGGGCAGAAGTTGCAGACCAAACTACTG ATCGGGGCTGACGGGCCGAATTCCATGGTGAGAAGCGAAGCAGGAATCCCCACTGTCAAGTGGAATTACAACCAGTCCGCTGTAGTGGCCGTGCTGAGTCTGTCTGAG CCCACAGAAAACAATGTTGCATGGCAAAGATTCCTTCCAACTGGACCAATTGCAATGCTTCCA TTATCAGACAACGAGAGCTCGTTGGTGTGGTCGACCAGCCACCAGCACGCAGAGGAGCTGCTCGGCTTGGATGACGAGACTTTTCTTGACGCAATCAACTCTGCGTTT TGGAGCAACGAGAACCACTCAGAGCTGCTTGAGACGGCTGGCACCCTGTTCAGATCTGCCCTGTCCTTCCTGATGCCCTCGGGAACCTCGGCCCGGCAGCTGCCCCCCAGCGTCTCTGGGATCGGACCCAATAGCAGGGCCATGTTCCCCCTGGGCATGGGGCATGCCTCCGAGTACATGAGGCACAGAGTGGCACTCATTGG AGACGCTGCCCATAGAGTGCACCCCTTAGCTGGGCAGGGAGTCAACCTGGGCTTCGGGGATGTGGCCTGCCTCACACGGCTGCTCAGCCAAGCGGCCTTCGATGGGAAGGATGTAG GATCTACCCAGCACCTCCTGGAGTACGAGACCGAGCGTCAGAGACACAACCTGCCCATGATGGCGGCCATCGACCTCATGAAGCGCCTGTACTCCACCAACACGGCGCCCCTCGTCCTGCTGCGCACACTCGGCCTGCAGGCCACCAATGCCGTTCCGCCTGTGAAA GAACAGATCATCGCCTTCGCCAGCAAGTGA
- the coq6 gene encoding ubiquinone biosynthesis monooxygenase COQ6, mitochondrial isoform X3 encodes MHCLTRATLVLQSGCRRYTAVTCLNGVRILSRGFRNSGYNKQRGQPSNGATSGSTGDNDLYDVIISGGGMVGTAMACSLGFDPNLEGKKVLLLEAGHKKVIDKVPETYSTRVSSISPGSATLLSGIGAWEHILHMRCKPFKRMQVWDACSDAMITFEKDNFEDEMGYVVENDVVIAALTRQLESLSDQVKVQYRSRVVKYTWPRPFQAPDAIPWVQVELASGQKLQTKLLIGADGPNSMVRSEAGIPTVKWNYNQSAVVAVLSLSEPTENNVAWQRFLPTGPIAMLPWSNENHSELLETAGTLFRSALSFLMPSGTSARQLPPSVSGIGPNSRAMFPLGMGHASEYMRHRVALIGDAAHRVHPLAGQGVNLGFGDVACLTRLLSQAAFDGKDVGSTQHLLEYETERQRHNLPMMAAIDLMKRLYSTNTAPLVLLRTLGLQATNAVPPVKEQIIAFASK; translated from the exons ATGCATTGTCTGACAAGAGCTACATTGGTTTTACAAAGCGGGTGTAGGCGCTATACAGCTGTGACCTGTTTAAATGGGGTGCGCATCCTGAGCAGGGGGTTCAGAAACTCGGGGTACAACAAACAGCGGGGGCAGCCCAGCAATGGAGCCACAAGCGGCAGCACTGGCGACAATGACCTCTATGACGTCATCATTTCGGGAGGGGGAATGGTTGGGACAGCCATGGCTTGTTCTTTGG GGTTTGATCCCAATTTAGAAGGGAAGAAGGTCCTCCTGTTAGAAGCCGGCCACAAGAAAGTGATTGACAAAGTCCCGGAGACCTACAGTACCAGGGTCAGTTCCATCAGCCCAGGGTCAGCAACACTTCTCAGCG GTATTGGCGCCTGGGAGCACATCCTCCATATGAGATGTAAGCCATTTAAAaggatgcag GTGTGGGATGCCTGTTCAGATGCCATGATCACTTTTGAGAAGGACAATTTTGAAGATGAAATGGGATACGTTGTAGAGAACGATGTTGTCATTGCTGCTCTGACACGACAGCTCGAATCTCTGTCTG ATCAAGTGAAGGTTCAGTACCGGAGCAGGGTTGTCAAGTACACCTGGCCGCGCCCCTTCCAAGCACCCGATGCCATTCCCTGGGTGCAGGTGGAGCTGGCAAGTGGGCAGAAGTTGCAGACCAAACTACTG ATCGGGGCTGACGGGCCGAATTCCATGGTGAGAAGCGAAGCAGGAATCCCCACTGTCAAGTGGAATTACAACCAGTCCGCTGTAGTGGCCGTGCTGAGTCTGTCTGAG CCCACAGAAAACAATGTTGCATGGCAAAGATTCCTTCCAACTGGACCAATTGCAATGCTTCCA TGGAGCAACGAGAACCACTCAGAGCTGCTTGAGACGGCTGGCACCCTGTTCAGATCTGCCCTGTCCTTCCTGATGCCCTCGGGAACCTCGGCCCGGCAGCTGCCCCCCAGCGTCTCTGGGATCGGACCCAATAGCAGGGCCATGTTCCCCCTGGGCATGGGGCATGCCTCCGAGTACATGAGGCACAGAGTGGCACTCATTGG AGACGCTGCCCATAGAGTGCACCCCTTAGCTGGGCAGGGAGTCAACCTGGGCTTCGGGGATGTGGCCTGCCTCACACGGCTGCTCAGCCAAGCGGCCTTCGATGGGAAGGATGTAG GATCTACCCAGCACCTCCTGGAGTACGAGACCGAGCGTCAGAGACACAACCTGCCCATGATGGCGGCCATCGACCTCATGAAGCGCCTGTACTCCACCAACACGGCGCCCCTCGTCCTGCTGCGCACACTCGGCCTGCAGGCCACCAATGCCGTTCCGCCTGTGAAA GAACAGATCATCGCCTTCGCCAGCAAGTGA
- the coq6 gene encoding ubiquinone biosynthesis monooxygenase COQ6, mitochondrial isoform X1, giving the protein MHCLTRATLVLQSGCRRYTAVTCLNGVRILSRGFRNSGYNKQRGQPSNGATSGSTGDNDLYDVIISGGGMVGTAMACSLGFDPNLEGKKVLLLEAGHKKVIDKVPETYSTRVSSISPGSATLLSGIGAWEHILHMRCKPFKRMQVWDACSDAMITFEKDNFEDEMGYVVENDVVIAALTRQLESLSDQVKVQYRSRVVKYTWPRPFQAPDAIPWVQVELASGQKLQTKLLIGADGPNSMVRSEAGIPTVKWNYNQSAVVAVLSLSEPTENNVAWQRFLPTGPIAMLPLSDNESSLVWSTSHQHAEELLGLDDETFLDAINSAFVSLPWSNENHSELLETAGTLFRSALSFLMPSGTSARQLPPSVSGIGPNSRAMFPLGMGHASEYMRHRVALIGDAAHRVHPLAGQGVNLGFGDVACLTRLLSQAAFDGKDVGSTQHLLEYETERQRHNLPMMAAIDLMKRLYSTNTAPLVLLRTLGLQATNAVPPVKEQIIAFASK; this is encoded by the exons ATGCATTGTCTGACAAGAGCTACATTGGTTTTACAAAGCGGGTGTAGGCGCTATACAGCTGTGACCTGTTTAAATGGGGTGCGCATCCTGAGCAGGGGGTTCAGAAACTCGGGGTACAACAAACAGCGGGGGCAGCCCAGCAATGGAGCCACAAGCGGCAGCACTGGCGACAATGACCTCTATGACGTCATCATTTCGGGAGGGGGAATGGTTGGGACAGCCATGGCTTGTTCTTTGG GGTTTGATCCCAATTTAGAAGGGAAGAAGGTCCTCCTGTTAGAAGCCGGCCACAAGAAAGTGATTGACAAAGTCCCGGAGACCTACAGTACCAGGGTCAGTTCCATCAGCCCAGGGTCAGCAACACTTCTCAGCG GTATTGGCGCCTGGGAGCACATCCTCCATATGAGATGTAAGCCATTTAAAaggatgcag GTGTGGGATGCCTGTTCAGATGCCATGATCACTTTTGAGAAGGACAATTTTGAAGATGAAATGGGATACGTTGTAGAGAACGATGTTGTCATTGCTGCTCTGACACGACAGCTCGAATCTCTGTCTG ATCAAGTGAAGGTTCAGTACCGGAGCAGGGTTGTCAAGTACACCTGGCCGCGCCCCTTCCAAGCACCCGATGCCATTCCCTGGGTGCAGGTGGAGCTGGCAAGTGGGCAGAAGTTGCAGACCAAACTACTG ATCGGGGCTGACGGGCCGAATTCCATGGTGAGAAGCGAAGCAGGAATCCCCACTGTCAAGTGGAATTACAACCAGTCCGCTGTAGTGGCCGTGCTGAGTCTGTCTGAG CCCACAGAAAACAATGTTGCATGGCAAAGATTCCTTCCAACTGGACCAATTGCAATGCTTCCA TTATCAGACAACGAGAGCTCGTTGGTGTGGTCGACCAGCCACCAGCACGCAGAGGAGCTGCTCGGCTTGGATGACGAGACTTTTCTTGACGCAATCAACTCTGCGTTTGTAAGTCTGCCT TGGAGCAACGAGAACCACTCAGAGCTGCTTGAGACGGCTGGCACCCTGTTCAGATCTGCCCTGTCCTTCCTGATGCCCTCGGGAACCTCGGCCCGGCAGCTGCCCCCCAGCGTCTCTGGGATCGGACCCAATAGCAGGGCCATGTTCCCCCTGGGCATGGGGCATGCCTCCGAGTACATGAGGCACAGAGTGGCACTCATTGG AGACGCTGCCCATAGAGTGCACCCCTTAGCTGGGCAGGGAGTCAACCTGGGCTTCGGGGATGTGGCCTGCCTCACACGGCTGCTCAGCCAAGCGGCCTTCGATGGGAAGGATGTAG GATCTACCCAGCACCTCCTGGAGTACGAGACCGAGCGTCAGAGACACAACCTGCCCATGATGGCGGCCATCGACCTCATGAAGCGCCTGTACTCCACCAACACGGCGCCCCTCGTCCTGCTGCGCACACTCGGCCTGCAGGCCACCAATGCCGTTCCGCCTGTGAAA GAACAGATCATCGCCTTCGCCAGCAAGTGA
- the entpd5a gene encoding ectonucleoside triphosphate diphosphohydrolase 5 has product MLLQRFLLFVTSLFALAGNFLAKAEIYNLGFSSMENVLPSITRPANASRTFYGIMFDAGSTGTRIHVYTFIQKDPAELPVLDNEMYQSVKPGLSAYADMPEVGGNTVRQLLKVAKKTIPRPQWKKTPVVLKATAGLRLLPEEKAQALLEEVQEVFEESPFFVPNNSVSIMNGTNEGILAWVTVNFLTGHLYSKSRKTVGILDLGGGSTQITFLPKSKKTIESAPADYIASFEMFNTTYQLYTHSYLGNGLKAARLATLGALGAEGLEHKVFKSTCLPKKFKEDWSFGGITYKVSGNPDGYTGYKHCYQEVVKVVKGIVHQPYEVKGSSTFYAFSYYFDRAVDSGLIDATRGGVVEVRDFKKKAKEVCNKMAKYRPIYPFLCMDMTYITALLKDGFGFKESTILQLTKKVNNVETSWALGATFHQFKSVKIH; this is encoded by the exons ATGCTTCTGCAGAGATTCCTACTCTTTGTGACGTCCCTCTTTGCTCTGGCTGGGAATTTCCTAGCCAAGGCAGAGATCTACAACCTCGGTTTCTCCAGCATGGAAAACGTCCTGCCCAGCATCACCCGCCCTGCGAATGCCAGCCGCACTTTCTATGGAATCATGTTTGACGCAGGGAGCACCGGCACTCGGATCCATGTCTACACTTTCATTCAGAAAGAtccag CTGAGCTGCCTGTTTTGGATAATGAAATGTACCAGTCGGTGAAACCTGGACTGTCAGCCTATGCAGATATGCCTGAAGTG GGTGGAAATACAGTGAGGCAACTGCTGAAGGTTGCAAAAAAGACAATCCCTCGTCCTCAGTGGAAGAAAACGCCAGTGGTTTTGAAAGCTACGGCGGGGCTCCGGCTGCTGCCAGAGGAGAAGGCACAGGCTCTGCTCGAAGAG GTTCAAGAGGTTTTTGAAGAATCGCCCTTTTTCGTACCAAACAACAGCGTTAGCATAATGAACGGAACAAATGAAG GAATTCTAGCCTGGGTTACAGTTAACTTTTTAACAG GTCACCTTTATTCTAAAAGCAGAAAGACAGTTGGCATTCTGGATTTGGGAGGAGGCTCAACTCAAATCACTTTCCTTCCAAAATCTAAG AAAACCATTGAAAGTGCTCCAGCAGATTACATTgcttcatttgaaatgttcaaCACCACTTACCAACTGTACACTCACAg CTACCTCGGGAATGGACTGAAAGCAGCTCGACTTGCAACTCTGGGGGCCCTGGGAGCTGAAG GATTAGAGCACAAAGTTTTTAAAAGCACCTGTCTGCCCAAGAAGTTTAAGGAGGATTGGAGTTTCGGTGGGATAACTTACAAAGTCAGTGGAAATCCAGATG GTTACACCGGGTATAAGCACTGTTACCAAGAGGTGGTCAAAGTAGTGAAAGGCATTGTCCACCAGCCCTACGAAGTCAAGGGCAGCAGCACTTTTTATGCCTTTTCATACTATTTTGACCGGGCCGTGGACTCCGGCTTGATTG ATGCCACTCGCGGGGGTGTAGTAGAAGTGAGAGATTTTAAAAAGAAGGCCAAAGAAG TGTGCAATAAAATGGCCAAGTACCGCCCCATATATCCATTCCTGTGCATGGATATGACCTACATCACTGCTTTATTGAAGGATGGCTTTGGATTCAAGGAGAGCACAATCCTGCAG CTAACCAAAAAGGTGAACAACGTCGAGACGAGCTGGGCCCTGGGAGCCACCTTCCACCAGTTCAAGTCTGTGAAGATCCACTGA